A single Ziziphus jujuba cultivar Dongzao chromosome 11, ASM3175591v1 DNA region contains:
- the LOC107431729 gene encoding pentatricopeptide repeat-containing protein At2g41720 isoform X2, whose amino-acid sequence MATVLQPTFLRVVTGPAPAEPTRQIHVVLCGKAKDESIFQEKKQVSVDYDRGKHEVYTSLSGLRKDHIPKRYRLRVETERFQKDWAVSEVADRVSELNNSDDIEGLLNHWVGRFARKNFPLLIKMTRRGSLEKSVRVFNWMKKQRNYCARNDIYNMMIRLHARHNRTDQARGLFFEMQEWRCKPDAETYNALINAHGRAGQWRWAMNIMEDMFRAAIPPSRSTYNNLINACGSSGNWKEALKVCKKMTDNGVGPDLVTHNIVLSSFKNGAQYSKALSYFELMKGTHIRPDTTTVNIVIHCLIKLGQYGKAIEIFNSMRNKRAECHPDVVTFTSIVHMYSLCGEIENCKAVFSTMVAEGLKPNIVSFNALLGAYASHGMHKEASSVFDEIKQSGCQPDVVSYTSLLNAYGRSQQPKKARAVFDMMKRNNLKPNLVSYNALIDAYGSNGFLAEAVKVLREMEENGIEPNIVSICTLLAACGRCGQKVNIDAVLSAAKMRGIKLNTIAYNSAIGSYMNLGELEKAINLYGSMRKKKVKPDSVTCTLLISGCCRMSKYSDALAFYGEMMDLKIPLSNEVYSSVICAYSKQGQLGDAESVFNLMKMHGCKPDVVTYTAMLHAYNAAENWEKASTLFQEMETNCIDLDSISCSALMRAFNKVGQPSKVLHLAEVMKGKDIPLNDSIFFEMVSACSLLRDWRTTVDLIKLMEPSFSVVSTGLINQLLHFLGRSGKVEIMMKLFYKIVASGADVNINTYSILLKNLLTAGNWRKYIEVLEWMEDAGIQPSNVMYQDISSFAEKSVGADHAAIIKERIGYTKRKAGNQGSTTRLHYPSCPLSAL is encoded by the exons ATGGCGACAGTACTCCAACCAACATTCCTCAGAGTCGTCACCGGCCCGGCGCCGGCGGAGCCAACTCGCCAGATACATGTCGTACTCTGTGGGAAGGCCAAAGACGAGTCCATATTCCAGGAGAAGAAGCAGGTCTCTGTTGACTACGACCGGGGCAAGCACGAGGTCTACACCAGCCTCAGTGGCCTCAGGAAGGACCACATCCCCAAACGGTATCGTTTGCGAGTCGAAACCGAACGGTTCCAGAAGGACTGGGCCGTGTCCGAGGTGGCTGATCGGGTTTCGGAGCTCAATAACTCGGATGACATCGAAGGCTTGCTCAACCACTGGGTCGGACGCTTCGCCAGGAAGAATTTCCCTCTTCTTATTAAA atGACGCGGAGGGGTTCGCTTGAGAAATCCGTGCGAGTTTTCAACTGgatgaagaaacagagaaacTATTGTGCTCGGAACGATATATACAACATGATGATCAGGTTGCATGCCAGGCATAATCGTACTGATCAAGCTCGCGGTTTATTTTTCGAGATGCAAGAATGgag GTGTAAGCCTGATGCCGAAACGTATAATGCTTTAATAAATGCACATGGTCGAGCAGGACAATGGCGTTGGGCCATGAATATCATGGAAGACATGTTCCGTGCAGCT ATCCCTCCTAGTCGGTCCACATATAATAACCTGATCAATGCATGTGGGTCTAGTGGAAATTGGAAGGAAGCTCTGAAAGTGTGCAAGAAAATGACAGATAATGGAGTTGGACCGGATCTTGTAACTCACAACATTGTTTTGTCTTCCTTCAAAAATGGAGCACAATATTCAAAAGCTTTATCTTATTTTGAACTTATGAAGGGAACACACATCCGTCCAGACACAACGACTGTTAATATTGTGATCCATTGCCTGATAAAGCTTGGGCAATATGGAAAAGCCATTGAGATCTTCAATTCCATGAGAAATAAGAGAGCAGAATGTCATCCTGATGTTGTAACATTCACCAGCATTGTTCATATGTATTCTCTATGTGGAGAGATTGAAAACTGTAAGGCTGTGTTCTCTACAATGGTTGCAGAAGGCTTGAAACCTAATATTGTTTCATTTAATGCATTATTAGGTGCATATGCTTCACATGGTATGCACAAAGAGGCATCATCTGTTTTTGATGAAATAAAGCAATCAGGTTGTCAACCTGATGTTGTATCATATACATCTTTACTCAATGCTTATGGACGATCACAGCAACCTAAAAAGGCAAGGGCAGTATTTGACATGATGAAGAGAAACAACCTGAAGCCAAATCTTGTGAGTTACAATGCACTGATCGATGCCTATGGATCTAATGGCTTCTTAGCTGAAGCTGTTAAAGTGTTGCGTGAGATGGAGGAAAATGGCATTGAGCCAAATATTGTGTCAATTTGCACCCTCTTGGCTGCCTGTGGGCGATGTGGTCAGAAGGTGAACATTGATGCTGTGCTTTCAGCAGCTAAGATGCGAGGCATCAAATTGAACACAATTGCATATAATTCAGCTATTGGAAGCTATATGAATTTGGGGGAGCTTGAGAAAGCTATAAATCTGTATGGatctatgaggaagaagaaagtTAAACCAGATTCTGTTACTTGTACTTTATTGATAAGTGGCTGTTGTAGGATGTCAAAATACAGTGATGCACTTGCTTTTTATGGGGAAATGATGGATTTAAAAATTCCTTTGTCCAATGAGGTTTATTCATCTGTTATCTGTGCTTACAGCAAACAG GGCCAACTTGGAGATGCAGAATCTGTCTTCAACCTGATGAAGATGCATGGGTGTAAGCCCGATGTAGTTACATATACTGCAATGCTACATGCATACAATGCTGCAG AGAATTGGGAGAAGGCTAGTACACTTTTTCAAGAAATGGAAACAAATTGCATTGATCTAGATTCTATTTCTTGTTCGGCTCTGATGAGAGCTTTCAATAAAGTTGGTCAACCATCCAAGGTTCTACATTTGGCGGAAGTTATGAAAGGAAAAGATATTCCTTTAAAtgattccattttctttgaaatGGTATCAGCATGTAGCCT GTTACGAGATTGGCGTACTACAgttgaccttattaagttgatGGAGCCTTCATTTAGCGTAGTTTCAACTGGACTTATCAATcagcttctccattttcttggAAGAAGTGGGAAGGTGGAAATTATGATGAAG TTATTCTACAAGATAGTGGCATCTGGTGCTGATGTCAATATCAATACATATTCAATTTTGCTGAAAAATCTCTTGACAGCTGGAAATTGGAGAAAATATATTGAG GTATTAGAATGGATGGAGGATGCGGGAATCCAACCTTCAAACGTAATGTACCAGGATATATCCTCTTTTGCAGAAAAAAGTGTTGGGGCTGATCATGCTGCTATCATAAAAGAAAGAATAG GATACACGAAAAGAAAAGCTGGGAATCAAGGTTCAACTACCAGGCTGCATTATCCTAGTTGTCCTCTCTCCGCTTTATAA
- the LOC107431729 gene encoding pentatricopeptide repeat-containing protein At2g41720 isoform X1: MATVLQPTFLRVVTGPAPAEPTRQIHVVLCGKAKDESIFQEKKQVSVDYDRGKHEVYTSLSGLRKDHIPKRYRLRVETERFQKDWAVSEVADRVSELNNSDDIEGLLNHWVGRFARKNFPLLIKEMTRRGSLEKSVRVFNWMKKQRNYCARNDIYNMMIRLHARHNRTDQARGLFFEMQEWRCKPDAETYNALINAHGRAGQWRWAMNIMEDMFRAAIPPSRSTYNNLINACGSSGNWKEALKVCKKMTDNGVGPDLVTHNIVLSSFKNGAQYSKALSYFELMKGTHIRPDTTTVNIVIHCLIKLGQYGKAIEIFNSMRNKRAECHPDVVTFTSIVHMYSLCGEIENCKAVFSTMVAEGLKPNIVSFNALLGAYASHGMHKEASSVFDEIKQSGCQPDVVSYTSLLNAYGRSQQPKKARAVFDMMKRNNLKPNLVSYNALIDAYGSNGFLAEAVKVLREMEENGIEPNIVSICTLLAACGRCGQKVNIDAVLSAAKMRGIKLNTIAYNSAIGSYMNLGELEKAINLYGSMRKKKVKPDSVTCTLLISGCCRMSKYSDALAFYGEMMDLKIPLSNEVYSSVICAYSKQGQLGDAESVFNLMKMHGCKPDVVTYTAMLHAYNAAENWEKASTLFQEMETNCIDLDSISCSALMRAFNKVGQPSKVLHLAEVMKGKDIPLNDSIFFEMVSACSLLRDWRTTVDLIKLMEPSFSVVSTGLINQLLHFLGRSGKVEIMMKLFYKIVASGADVNINTYSILLKNLLTAGNWRKYIEVLEWMEDAGIQPSNVMYQDISSFAEKSVGADHAAIIKERIGYTKRKAGNQGSTTRLHYPSCPLSAL, from the exons ATGGCGACAGTACTCCAACCAACATTCCTCAGAGTCGTCACCGGCCCGGCGCCGGCGGAGCCAACTCGCCAGATACATGTCGTACTCTGTGGGAAGGCCAAAGACGAGTCCATATTCCAGGAGAAGAAGCAGGTCTCTGTTGACTACGACCGGGGCAAGCACGAGGTCTACACCAGCCTCAGTGGCCTCAGGAAGGACCACATCCCCAAACGGTATCGTTTGCGAGTCGAAACCGAACGGTTCCAGAAGGACTGGGCCGTGTCCGAGGTGGCTGATCGGGTTTCGGAGCTCAATAACTCGGATGACATCGAAGGCTTGCTCAACCACTGGGTCGGACGCTTCGCCAGGAAGAATTTCCCTCTTCTTATTAAA gagatGACGCGGAGGGGTTCGCTTGAGAAATCCGTGCGAGTTTTCAACTGgatgaagaaacagagaaacTATTGTGCTCGGAACGATATATACAACATGATGATCAGGTTGCATGCCAGGCATAATCGTACTGATCAAGCTCGCGGTTTATTTTTCGAGATGCAAGAATGgag GTGTAAGCCTGATGCCGAAACGTATAATGCTTTAATAAATGCACATGGTCGAGCAGGACAATGGCGTTGGGCCATGAATATCATGGAAGACATGTTCCGTGCAGCT ATCCCTCCTAGTCGGTCCACATATAATAACCTGATCAATGCATGTGGGTCTAGTGGAAATTGGAAGGAAGCTCTGAAAGTGTGCAAGAAAATGACAGATAATGGAGTTGGACCGGATCTTGTAACTCACAACATTGTTTTGTCTTCCTTCAAAAATGGAGCACAATATTCAAAAGCTTTATCTTATTTTGAACTTATGAAGGGAACACACATCCGTCCAGACACAACGACTGTTAATATTGTGATCCATTGCCTGATAAAGCTTGGGCAATATGGAAAAGCCATTGAGATCTTCAATTCCATGAGAAATAAGAGAGCAGAATGTCATCCTGATGTTGTAACATTCACCAGCATTGTTCATATGTATTCTCTATGTGGAGAGATTGAAAACTGTAAGGCTGTGTTCTCTACAATGGTTGCAGAAGGCTTGAAACCTAATATTGTTTCATTTAATGCATTATTAGGTGCATATGCTTCACATGGTATGCACAAAGAGGCATCATCTGTTTTTGATGAAATAAAGCAATCAGGTTGTCAACCTGATGTTGTATCATATACATCTTTACTCAATGCTTATGGACGATCACAGCAACCTAAAAAGGCAAGGGCAGTATTTGACATGATGAAGAGAAACAACCTGAAGCCAAATCTTGTGAGTTACAATGCACTGATCGATGCCTATGGATCTAATGGCTTCTTAGCTGAAGCTGTTAAAGTGTTGCGTGAGATGGAGGAAAATGGCATTGAGCCAAATATTGTGTCAATTTGCACCCTCTTGGCTGCCTGTGGGCGATGTGGTCAGAAGGTGAACATTGATGCTGTGCTTTCAGCAGCTAAGATGCGAGGCATCAAATTGAACACAATTGCATATAATTCAGCTATTGGAAGCTATATGAATTTGGGGGAGCTTGAGAAAGCTATAAATCTGTATGGatctatgaggaagaagaaagtTAAACCAGATTCTGTTACTTGTACTTTATTGATAAGTGGCTGTTGTAGGATGTCAAAATACAGTGATGCACTTGCTTTTTATGGGGAAATGATGGATTTAAAAATTCCTTTGTCCAATGAGGTTTATTCATCTGTTATCTGTGCTTACAGCAAACAG GGCCAACTTGGAGATGCAGAATCTGTCTTCAACCTGATGAAGATGCATGGGTGTAAGCCCGATGTAGTTACATATACTGCAATGCTACATGCATACAATGCTGCAG AGAATTGGGAGAAGGCTAGTACACTTTTTCAAGAAATGGAAACAAATTGCATTGATCTAGATTCTATTTCTTGTTCGGCTCTGATGAGAGCTTTCAATAAAGTTGGTCAACCATCCAAGGTTCTACATTTGGCGGAAGTTATGAAAGGAAAAGATATTCCTTTAAAtgattccattttctttgaaatGGTATCAGCATGTAGCCT GTTACGAGATTGGCGTACTACAgttgaccttattaagttgatGGAGCCTTCATTTAGCGTAGTTTCAACTGGACTTATCAATcagcttctccattttcttggAAGAAGTGGGAAGGTGGAAATTATGATGAAG TTATTCTACAAGATAGTGGCATCTGGTGCTGATGTCAATATCAATACATATTCAATTTTGCTGAAAAATCTCTTGACAGCTGGAAATTGGAGAAAATATATTGAG GTATTAGAATGGATGGAGGATGCGGGAATCCAACCTTCAAACGTAATGTACCAGGATATATCCTCTTTTGCAGAAAAAAGTGTTGGGGCTGATCATGCTGCTATCATAAAAGAAAGAATAG GATACACGAAAAGAAAAGCTGGGAATCAAGGTTCAACTACCAGGCTGCATTATCCTAGTTGTCCTCTCTCCGCTTTATAA